Proteins from one Bacteroides zhangwenhongii genomic window:
- the prfA gene encoding peptide chain release factor 1, which yields MADNSTILEKLDGLVARFEEISTLITDPAVIADQKRYVKLTKEYKELDDLMKARKEYIQLLGNIEEAKNILATESDADIREMAKEEMDLSQERLPVLEEEIKLMLVPADPQDSKNAILEIRGGAGGDEAAIFAGDLFRMYAKYCEVKGWKLEVSNANEGTAGGYKEIVCSVTGDNVYGTLKYESGVHRVQRVPATETQGRVHTSAASVAVLPEAEEFDVVINEGEIKWDTFRSGGAGGQNVNKVESGVRLRYIWKNPNTGVAEEILIECTETRDQPKNKERALARLRTFIYDKEHQKYIDDIASKRKTMVSTGDRSAKIRTYNYPQGRITDHRINYTIYNLAAFMDGDIQDCIDHLIVAENAERLKESEL from the coding sequence ATGGCAGATAACAGTACCATATTAGAGAAACTGGACGGTCTTGTAGCCCGTTTTGAAGAAATATCAACCCTCATCACCGACCCGGCAGTCATTGCCGACCAGAAACGTTATGTCAAACTGACAAAGGAATACAAGGAACTGGATGACTTGATGAAAGCCCGCAAGGAATATATTCAATTGCTGGGCAACATCGAAGAAGCTAAAAATATCCTTGCCACCGAGTCGGATGCAGATATACGCGAAATGGCCAAAGAGGAAATGGACCTTAGCCAGGAACGCCTTCCGGTATTGGAGGAAGAAATCAAGTTAATGCTTGTTCCTGCCGACCCGCAAGACAGCAAGAATGCCATTCTTGAAATTCGTGGTGGAGCAGGAGGCGATGAAGCGGCAATCTTTGCCGGTGACCTTTTCCGCATGTATGCCAAATACTGCGAAGTAAAAGGATGGAAACTGGAAGTCTCCAACGCCAACGAAGGAACTGCCGGCGGATACAAGGAAATAGTTTGCAGTGTCACGGGAGACAATGTTTACGGTACATTGAAGTATGAATCGGGTGTACACCGTGTACAGCGTGTTCCCGCCACAGAGACTCAGGGACGTGTACATACTTCGGCTGCTTCGGTAGCCGTACTTCCTGAAGCGGAAGAGTTCGATGTGGTCATCAACGAAGGAGAGATCAAATGGGATACTTTCCGAAGTGGCGGCGCGGGTGGACAGAATGTTAATAAGGTAGAATCCGGAGTGCGTCTGCGCTATATCTGGAAGAACCCTAATACCGGTGTTGCCGAAGAAATCCTGATCGAATGTACCGAGACACGCGACCAACCCAAAAATAAAGAGCGCGCATTGGCCCGCCTCCGTACTTTCATCTACGACAAGGAGCATCAGAAATATATCGACGACATTGCTTCCAAACGTAAAACGATGGTTTCAACGGGAGACCGCTCTGCGAAAATCCGTACATACAACTATCCGCAAGGACGTATCACCGACCACCGCATTAATTACACGATTTATAATCTTGCGGCTTTCATGGACGGGGATATACAAGACTGTATCGACCACCTGATCGTAGCTGAAAATGCGGAACGGTTGAAGGAAAGCGAACTTTAG